Within Cydia fagiglandana chromosome 1, ilCydFagi1.1, whole genome shotgun sequence, the genomic segment tcatttgatatggccatttgaacttttaaaaagtttggaactcgacaaataatggaatttgtatgcaacattgcagtcccaaaatcgagactgcaatgtttttaactttttaatttttgactgaccataaactccgcgcttcgcgacctattttttagacggcaaagtcgactttgccgtccatttttgagaaaatgaatcttaaacataggggctacttttggggggtaaaccataaaattaaaaatcaaagttgtgcaaactatgtcgtgttacatatcaaacgaaagagctcattgtgagaatctcaaatattttttttttataaatttacgattgtaattttagaagttattcaagaaaatagacaaaaaatgaccattcccccccctctaactccgaaactactaactctaaaattctgaaaaaaatacacaaaatagtcctttacctaaagatgacaggaaaacttattagaaatctagagtcaagcgtgagtcggatttaaaaacaaaaatgcggtttaggtttttttagggacacagccgtaatactttaagtgaaacatgatgtagacagctattgtttattgtttatttacaaaatatataagcaTTACAATCAATAAAAACCAAGTCGCTTATATACTAGGACAATCATTCATAATATATACATTATCATTAAGAATTCAATtataattacataaataaaaccTTACAAAAACTACacacaattattatttaaataaattaaaactttttggcCAAATCCACCAAcactattgcgaaggccctaggccgatatccgcataaggccgaagacccgaagcgtcccgaagaggcatgcctttagcttcaagcgtgagttggactgtagataaaaaaatgcgactaggctgtatctggcacacagccgcaatggtacttgtagtactgattgattaggttactaggtattgtcacgtgttttaaaaagcactatacaggttggccaaaaaatcaactaagtgtattcccgttgccgacgtgcaaccccgaaatcgcgaagaaaaatttggctgtttcatacgttttggctggtccgttttctatgggaggggagaatacattttttttcgcgatttcgggtcccatagtaaatgttgctcagtaggtataatcccaaaacctccctggctacgggaatgtgcgtattttttggccaccttgtaggtattatctctcttcggccttcgcttttaaaacacttgcggaagttgtaggaagcgcgacccgtcgaacgctccgagttttaagctctacgcggagccacagaataaataatagtactaggtacagaagactcactctctaacaaaacgcgtctgtcacgatcagcacagatatggccgctaggtggcgtcagcgccacgcgcggcttatggcaaaccccaaaattggggtcgaacggatgtacttttagctacctgtagcaaagcgacgaaatcgcggagtgagacacgcctggcggagctcggtcttcagtcttcgcatttagacacttgtactattgttcggcattttatttcctatctaagctactttgcatatttgcagagatataagccaccacgccagaaaacttcatattacatgtgttgaaaacttgattgactcattcgggtttttcaagacgtttcactcacgtcacgttacacgtacaaaaaaaaattgttgaaaatgtgtgatgtacggaacccttgaaacgcgagtccgactcgcacttgaccagttttttgcTACTCGTATTTAGCGCAAATTCAACCGCAGGAAAATGCAAAATGGAATCTAGTAACGATGGTAACGACTTAACAATGTTTAATAGTTTTCGCAAGTTATCGACCCTCCGAGCTCCGGTTTATTTACTCGGCCCTTTTCCGGGCTCGCAATAATAACGCATCATCATTAAGCCCATAATAGCCAACGCCCAAAATTGTTCGGCAATTTATCAGGTTGACGGGCATTTGTCGAAATGTCATTATTCATTTCAGTTCTTGAAAGCATCCAAAAACGGTGTCATGCGGCGATAAGTATTTGAGAAGCGTGATGGTTAAATATTCCTTTGATCCAAATGAGAACAATTTTTAACAgtcttcaaaaaaggaggagATTATCAATTCGAccttatttttagtgttccgtacaaaactttgtttacggaacacttatgggatcacttcggtcttgcaaatcagttaaatacgtttttctcagagaccgtttgacatagatacctaaaatttggaacagttatagcaattaccaccactcatattgtaaatttttttttttttttttttagaaatttaattcaggcaacaaggcccatattacaaataccttacagactaacatacataatgtattttataaatttaaaactaaacactatttagtcgacaaaacggcgtggctccgttgcatcggctgctcttgtgtcggattcggcagtttgccccggaacctccgaaacacgacacctttcggccagaagtcggcgcactcgatggtcccctgcagcggtcgcggcacgcgcaccacaaaagagttgaagtgcacgtagtggcgcgatcgaagctggaacaccctcagcgtgtagccggtCTTCTGGTGTACGTACTCCACCACTTCAGCAGCCGTGGCGGTGTAATGCAAGCGCGATACGTACAGCGCCTTACTCGGTGTAGCAATCCGCAAGCCAGAATTAGCCGGTTCGGCGGTACCACACTGAGTCTTACGAGGCGCCGTGCGCGCCTTCTTTTTTCTTGATACCAGTGTGAAATCCTCCTCATCCATACTGGCAACAGGGAGCTTCTCCTTGGGAGCCGCTCGATCAGTACCCTTTACAGGTACACTAACCCGGTTCGATGCGACTTTCGGACCGGCGACGACATCCGCGTAAACACGATGACGTGATTTGGAGGAGGCGGCGGGAGGGCGCGCGCGCGGGAGGCTCGCGGGCGGCAACACAGCTGATGCGACACATTTTACAGTGTCAGCAACATGCAAACTGACTGACTCGGCGCTCGTGGCTTGCCGGTCATCGCACTTGAAATTCGACGCCGCCGACCGAGTAAGGGCACTGTTTCGCAAATTGATGACTTCGTTGCGTAACTCGGTTATAGTGACCTGGGCCGCATCAAACCTCAAAATGACATCTGCTAGACTTGTTTTAAGGGCCACGATTTCCTTCAACAAGCAGCTAACGTCGACATGATCCGGAATATAGGACGGCAGGCTGGAGGCACCCGTCGTCGCAAACTCCGGAATCCGGTCTTCATTCTCCCTTAGAACGTTTATGATGTTCTCTAGGGTCTTCTTCCCGGTTTCATCTCCTCTCCGGTGAGGTATATACGTGCCGGCGATCCCGAGGGACTCGTGCAGCACCTTCTTTGCTGCACAGATATCTTCGACGGAAAAACTCGACGAACAGATCTGGACAGCAGACACCGTGTCCATCACTCCTTCCAGCAGCAGCTTCTGTTGCAGAAAGGCGAGGAGCTCGTTCACAATGGGTGCACTCTGTCCGGAGGCACTCATCGCGTCACTTCGCTAGCTGCGGCCGAGCCGCGCTAATTTcgcaattaattaaattaattgatcaTCAATGCGTCTATGTCGCTGCGCGCATTGGAcacaaataagtcaaaactgcttatttcttattaaagggggaaatttagggggttgagaggggtaggctgaaacttttttcatttgtaagaatcgtgtggggtaccattagaaagcttgcaaaaaattgagtcgatggactgattttgacttcattttagactgcaatagcttcgtcaaaaaatgcatttaaagtttcaagttttcatacaaaaatgttcacctctgtcctggcgattttcgcgaaaactatagctaacaggcagctgaccagtcaatacccaacttaaagaagcatggagacggcgggaaaattatcagcttaactttatctttattagtttttcaactgcagcttgacctttggttgcttagggctagctaactgatgcttacactggtcaattcatgttaggcgagaaacatccttagttaaaactttggcattgaaatttatgacttatgtctttgacacaaagtttaattctgcttgcttatttttgtgggatattta encodes:
- the LOC134679603 gene encoding uncharacterized protein LOC134679603, whose protein sequence is MSASGQSAPIVNELLAFLQQKLLLEGVMDTVSAVQICSSSFSVEDICAAKKVLHESLGIAGTYIPHRRGDETGKKTLENIINVLRENEDRIPEFATTGASSLPSYIPDHVDVSCLLKEIVALKTSLADVILRFDAAQVTITELRNEVINLRNSALTRSAASNFKCDDRQATSAESVSLHVADTVKCVASAVLPPASLPRARPPAASSKSRHRVYADVVAGPKVASNRVSVPVKGTDRAAPKEKLPVASMDEEDFTLVSRKKKARTAPRKTQCGTAEPANSGLRIATPSKALYVSRLHYTATAAEVVEYVHQKTGYTLRGHKDLRRDFYWSRSCTASSSFFQARSVK